One window of the Runella slithyformis DSM 19594 genome contains the following:
- a CDS encoding site-2 protease family protein: MKNQRTIILQLFLFIVTLATTSLSGAEWMFGRPFDLPFFKIENPLGWNEFWQGFQFSIPFLGILTVHEFGHYFAAKRHNIKVTLPYYIPLWLGFGQTIGTLGAFIRIKEFIRSRVKYFDIGIAGPLAGFVVALGVLWYGFATLPTLDYIFKIHPEYRKFGMGFARVVYANQSKTGNILLGDNLLFSFFKNYVADPARLPPPQEIMHYPLLLAGYLALFFTSLNLIPIGQLDGGHVLYGLIGSKKFKIIAPILFFIFITYAGLGSYRPNEFAIADNGAFWHKIGSLGLYTLFLQICFSRITDENPLTSWMLALLSVALQFGISLFFPAVEGYSGFLVFGFLLGRILGVHHPPTEDNQPLNRNRQILGWLTLLIFVLCFSPKPFIIL, encoded by the coding sequence ATGAAGAATCAACGCACCATCATCCTCCAACTTTTCCTATTCATTGTTACCTTGGCAACCACTTCATTGTCAGGGGCAGAATGGATGTTTGGGCGCCCGTTTGATCTTCCTTTTTTTAAGATAGAGAATCCGCTCGGCTGGAATGAATTTTGGCAGGGCTTTCAATTTTCCATTCCCTTTCTTGGCATCCTGACGGTCCATGAATTCGGGCATTATTTTGCGGCAAAGCGTCACAACATCAAGGTGACTCTCCCCTACTACATTCCTTTATGGTTGGGTTTTGGCCAAACCATCGGCACCCTGGGTGCTTTTATTCGTATCAAGGAATTCATTCGTTCCCGGGTAAAATACTTTGATATCGGCATCGCCGGCCCATTGGCCGGCTTTGTGGTAGCCCTTGGTGTATTATGGTATGGCTTTGCCACTCTTCCCACACTCGACTATATTTTCAAAATTCACCCGGAATACCGAAAATTCGGAATGGGATTTGCCCGGGTTGTTTATGCAAATCAAAGCAAGACGGGAAATATTCTGTTGGGTGACAATCTGCTGTTTTCGTTCTTCAAAAATTACGTCGCTGACCCTGCCCGCCTGCCTCCCCCGCAGGAAATCATGCACTATCCACTCCTTTTGGCGGGTTATCTGGCGTTATTCTTTACGTCATTGAATCTGATACCGATTGGACAACTGGATGGCGGGCACGTACTGTACGGGCTTATCGGCAGCAAAAAATTCAAAATCATTGCACCGATTCTCTTTTTTATTTTTATCACCTATGCCGGCTTAGGATCGTATCGTCCCAATGAGTTTGCCATTGCCGATAACGGTGCTTTTTGGCATAAAATAGGCTCTTTAGGCCTTTATACGTTATTCTTACAGATTTGTTTCAGCCGTATCACTGATGAGAATCCCCTGACAAGCTGGATGTTAGCACTGCTTTCTGTGGCCCTTCAATTTGGTATCTCATTGTTTTTTCCGGCAGTGGAAGGGTATTCGGGATTTTTGGTATTCGGATTTTTATTAGGCCGCATTTTAGGAGTACATCACCCTCCCACCGAAGATAACCAACCGTTAAATCGTAACCGACAAATCTTAGGTTGGCTGACTTTGCTTATCTTTGTGCTTTGTTTCAGTCCCAAGCCGTTCATAATATTGTAA
- the eno gene encoding phosphopyruvate hydratase — protein MSTIQSVHARQILDSRGNPTVEVDVRTENGFLGRAAVPSGASTGVHEAVELRDDDKSVYLGKGVLKAVQNVNELIYPELLGLSIYEQNLIDKIMIELDGTSNKGKLGANAILGVSLAVAKAAAQEAGMSLFRYIGGVNANTLPVPMMNIMNGGAHADNAIDFQEFMVMPVKAESFSQSLRMGTEVFHALKGVLKSKGYSTNVGDEGGFAPNIQSNVEALETILIAIEKAGYKPGEDIFIAMDAAVSELWNEEKGRYVFKKSSKEELTSAQMADFWTEWVNKYPIISIEDGMAEDDWAGWKLHTDAIGKKCQLVGDDLFVTNVKRLQMGIEQGVANAVLVKVNQIGSLTETIDTVNLAKRNSYKNIMSHRSGETEDSTIADLAVALNTGQIKTGSASRSDRMAKYNQLLRIEEELGETAYFPGIKF, from the coding sequence ATGAGTACAATTCAATCGGTACATGCTCGGCAAATCCTTGATTCACGCGGTAATCCCACAGTTGAAGTGGATGTTCGCACCGAAAATGGTTTCTTAGGCCGCGCAGCGGTTCCTTCAGGTGCTTCTACAGGCGTACACGAGGCTGTCGAACTCCGTGACGATGATAAAAGTGTATATCTGGGAAAAGGCGTTTTGAAAGCTGTTCAAAACGTCAATGAACTTATCTATCCCGAACTTTTAGGGCTTTCCATTTATGAGCAAAATCTGATCGACAAGATCATGATCGAGCTGGATGGTACCTCCAACAAAGGTAAGCTGGGAGCCAATGCCATTTTGGGCGTCTCTCTGGCTGTTGCCAAAGCCGCCGCTCAGGAAGCGGGCATGTCGCTGTTCCGCTATATTGGCGGTGTCAATGCCAATACCCTTCCCGTACCGATGATGAACATCATGAACGGTGGCGCTCACGCCGACAACGCCATTGATTTTCAAGAATTTATGGTAATGCCCGTAAAAGCGGAAAGCTTTTCGCAGTCATTGCGGATGGGAACCGAAGTGTTCCACGCTCTGAAAGGTGTATTGAAGTCAAAGGGATATTCAACCAACGTAGGGGATGAAGGCGGTTTTGCTCCCAACATCCAATCCAACGTGGAAGCCCTTGAAACCATTTTGATCGCTATCGAAAAAGCGGGATACAAACCCGGCGAAGATATTTTCATCGCCATGGACGCCGCTGTTTCTGAATTATGGAACGAAGAAAAAGGACGCTACGTGTTCAAAAAGTCAAGCAAAGAAGAATTGACTTCGGCTCAAATGGCTGATTTCTGGACCGAGTGGGTCAACAAATACCCCATCATTTCCATTGAAGACGGTATGGCCGAAGACGATTGGGCCGGCTGGAAACTCCACACCGACGCCATTGGCAAAAAATGCCAGCTGGTAGGTGATGACCTGTTTGTAACTAACGTAAAACGTTTACAGATGGGAATCGAGCAGGGTGTGGCCAATGCCGTATTGGTAAAAGTGAACCAGATCGGCTCATTGACCGAAACCATCGACACCGTCAATCTGGCCAAACGCAACAGTTATAAAAATATCATGTCGCACCGCTCGGGCGAAACCGAAGACAGTACCATTGCTGACTTAGCCGTAGCTCTCAACACGGGTCAAATCAAAACCGGTTCCGCCTCACGCTCTGACCGAATGGCCAAATACAACCAACTGCTTCGCATTGAAGAAGAATTGGGTGAAACGGCTTATTTCCCGGGCATCAAATTTTAA
- a CDS encoding acetyl-CoA carboxylase carboxyltransferase subunit alpha gives MPTYLDFEKPVSDLESKLIELKKLAETTQVDVSEAVARLETSIIQLRQDTAQNLTRWQRVQLSRHPDRPYTLDYIELMCEEFIELHGDRTVRDDPAMVGGFCNMDGQTVMVIGQQKGRNTKQRQQRNFGMANPEGYRKALRLMQLAEKFNKPIVTLIDTPGAYPGLEAEERGQGEAIARNLKEMFMLKVPVVCVVIGEGASGGALGIAIGDRVLMLENTWYSVISPENCSTILWRSWNFKEQAAEAMKITAKDMQMARLVDGIVEEPLGGAHLNHSAMAQTLKTTILGHIRELRQLSPEERINQRIDKFCAMGVFTE, from the coding sequence ATGCCAACTTATTTAGATTTTGAAAAACCGGTGTCTGACCTTGAATCAAAGCTTATTGAGCTCAAAAAATTAGCCGAAACCACCCAGGTGGACGTTTCGGAAGCCGTGGCCAGACTCGAAACCAGCATTATACAGCTAAGGCAGGATACTGCCCAAAACCTCACCCGGTGGCAGCGCGTTCAACTCTCACGCCACCCGGACCGCCCGTACACACTTGATTATATCGAGCTCATGTGTGAAGAGTTTATTGAATTGCACGGAGATCGTACGGTTCGTGATGACCCGGCCATGGTGGGCGGATTCTGCAATATGGATGGACAAACGGTGATGGTTATTGGTCAGCAAAAAGGGCGCAATACCAAACAGCGTCAACAACGTAACTTCGGAATGGCCAATCCTGAAGGCTACCGCAAAGCCCTTCGACTCATGCAATTGGCCGAAAAATTCAACAAACCCATCGTGACGCTGATCGATACACCGGGTGCTTATCCCGGCCTTGAGGCTGAAGAACGCGGTCAGGGAGAAGCCATTGCCCGCAACCTAAAAGAAATGTTCATGCTCAAAGTTCCCGTGGTCTGTGTCGTCATCGGTGAGGGAGCCTCGGGAGGAGCCCTCGGAATCGCCATTGGCGACCGGGTGTTGATGCTCGAAAATACCTGGTACTCGGTGATCTCTCCCGAAAACTGCTCCACCATTTTGTGGCGCAGCTGGAATTTTAAAGAGCAGGCCGCCGAAGCCATGAAAATCACGGCCAAAGATATGCAAATGGCCCGTCTGGTCGATGGAATCGTTGAAGAACCCCTTGGTGGTGCCCACTTGAATCACAGCGCAATGGCCCAAACCCTCAAAACAACGATTTTGGGACATATCCGGGAGCTCCGGCAACTTTCACCCGAAGAACGTATCAATCAACGAATTGATAAATTCTGTGCCATGGGTGTATTCACTGAATAA
- a CDS encoding heavy metal-binding domain-containing protein, which translates to MLITTTNNIEGKTIAKYIGLVNGEAIIGANLVKDFFAGISDIVGGRSGAYEQGLREAKSIALKEMIDQAQRLGANAIIGVDLDFQTIGGNGSMLMVSANGTAIVFEEGQKK; encoded by the coding sequence ATGCTCATTACTACTACAAACAACATTGAAGGGAAGACAATCGCCAAGTACATTGGTCTTGTCAACGGGGAAGCTATTATCGGAGCGAACCTTGTCAAGGATTTTTTTGCCGGAATCAGCGATATTGTGGGTGGCCGCTCCGGGGCGTATGAACAGGGCCTGCGCGAAGCAAAAAGTATTGCCCTGAAAGAAATGATTGACCAGGCACAACGGTTGGGGGCGAATGCTATCATTGGAGTAGATCTTGACTTTCAGACAATTGGTGGAAACGGCTCCATGCTCATGGTTAGTGCCAATGGGACCGCAATTGTTTTTGAAGAAGGGCAAAAAAAATGA
- a CDS encoding pyridoxal phosphate-dependent aminotransferase: MIISLAQRATQAQEYYFSVKLAEVRKLMAAGHDVINMGIGNPDQSPSEATIAALSHSASQANSHGYQAYKGIPGFRQSIVQWYKRVYGVSLDPETEILPLIGSKEGITHISLTFLDADDEVLVPELGYPAYRAVSQMVGANVVEYPLLEDQGWQPDWEAMQSLVNSKTKLLWLNYPHMPTGAPATRELFENAVQFAKKHKILLCHDNPYSLILNQKPPISLLSVEGAKEVAIELNSMSKSHNMAGWRVGWMSGAKAYIDAVLTIKSNVDSGMFLGIQQAAVAALQNTDQWHQAQNDIYRSRLDAAKAFLKALHCTYDESQEGMFLWAKLPENVLSAEQLVDELLYQKYIFIAPGFIFGPKGQRYIRLSLCMPAERIWQAVQRLG; this comes from the coding sequence ATGATTATTTCACTCGCCCAACGCGCCACCCAAGCGCAGGAATACTATTTCTCCGTTAAACTTGCCGAAGTACGTAAACTCATGGCCGCCGGCCACGATGTCATTAATATGGGCATCGGTAATCCTGATCAATCCCCTTCAGAAGCTACCATTGCAGCGCTATCACATTCCGCTTCCCAAGCCAACAGTCACGGATATCAGGCCTATAAAGGAATTCCTGGCTTTCGACAGAGCATCGTTCAATGGTATAAGAGGGTCTATGGCGTTTCGCTTGACCCTGAAACCGAAATTTTGCCGTTGATCGGTTCCAAAGAAGGCATTACACACATCAGCCTGACATTTTTGGACGCCGACGATGAGGTACTGGTGCCTGAACTCGGCTATCCTGCGTACCGGGCAGTAAGTCAGATGGTGGGAGCCAATGTAGTGGAATATCCCCTGCTCGAAGATCAGGGTTGGCAACCGGACTGGGAGGCCATGCAATCGCTGGTCAATTCCAAAACAAAACTCTTGTGGCTGAATTATCCACACATGCCAACGGGAGCCCCTGCTACACGTGAGCTTTTTGAAAATGCGGTTCAATTTGCCAAAAAACACAAAATATTACTCTGTCATGACAACCCATACAGCCTGATTCTCAATCAAAAGCCTCCCATCAGCCTTCTTTCCGTTGAAGGAGCCAAAGAAGTGGCCATTGAGCTCAATTCCATGTCTAAATCCCACAACATGGCAGGCTGGCGGGTAGGTTGGATGTCGGGCGCGAAGGCCTATATTGACGCAGTTCTGACCATAAAAAGCAACGTAGACTCGGGGATGTTTCTGGGAATTCAGCAAGCTGCCGTGGCTGCCCTTCAAAATACCGATCAATGGCATCAGGCTCAGAATGATATTTACCGCAGTCGGCTGGATGCGGCCAAAGCCTTTTTAAAGGCACTGCACTGCACCTACGACGAAAGTCAGGAAGGAATGTTTTTATGGGCCAAACTACCCGAAAACGTACTTTCCGCCGAACAATTGGTCGATGAGTTGCTGTATCAAAAATACATTTTTATTGCCCCCGGGTTTATTTTCGGCCCGAAAGGCCAACGTTATATCCGTTTATCGCTGTGCATGCCGGCCGAGCGAATTTGGCAAGCCGTTCAACGACTCGGTTAA
- a CDS encoding HAD family hydrolase: MIKNIIFDLGDVIINIDVPRAARSFAELSNQTPEDVHLLIHQNEVFKKFETGHLTPLAFRSLIREVFKTPEWTDDVIDASWNSLLLDIPPDRIKKIQELSQKGYRLFLLSNTSSIHIDEVNAILFRTFEIEHLGHLFEKLFLSYEMGVMKPSPDIYKNVLESAGIDADETLFLDDNLDNIRAAAKCGIHTIHVQKPLSIVDYLRDY, from the coding sequence ATGATCAAAAACATCATATTCGATTTAGGAGACGTTATCATCAATATTGATGTGCCAAGGGCGGCCCGGTCCTTTGCGGAGCTGAGCAATCAAACCCCGGAGGACGTTCATCTGCTTATTCACCAAAATGAAGTCTTCAAGAAATTTGAAACAGGGCACTTAACCCCTCTCGCCTTTCGAAGCCTCATCCGTGAAGTATTCAAAACACCTGAGTGGACCGACGACGTCATTGATGCTTCCTGGAACTCCCTGTTGCTGGACATTCCTCCTGACCGAATAAAAAAAATTCAGGAGCTGTCGCAGAAAGGTTACCGTTTGTTCCTTCTGAGCAATACCAGCTCCATTCACATTGATGAAGTCAACGCTATTCTTTTTCGCACCTTTGAAATAGAACACTTGGGACATCTTTTTGAGAAACTTTTTCTTTCGTATGAAATGGGGGTCATGAAACCGAGTCCTGACATTTACAAAAATGTATTGGAAAGTGCCGGAATTGACGCTGACGAAACATTATTTCTAGACGATAACCTCGACAACATTCGGGCCGCCGCAAAATGCGGCATTCACACGATTCACGTTCAAAAACCCTTATCGATCGTGGATTATTTGCGGGACTACTAA
- the galK gene encoding galactokinase — MLANTYPEKITDAFVHVFGKNPSFAVRAPGRINLIGEHTDYNNGFVLPAAIDKAIYLAIAPRTDRLCKLYAVDLDDAYEFSVDKLEKSPKSWANYLIGIISELAGDGHLVGNGFEVAFGGDVPNGAGLSSSAAVESGMGFGLSHLFDWKVNRLELALAAQRTEHNFAGVKCGIMDMFASIHGKAGSVIRLDCRDLSYEYFPFDLTHYKIVLSNSGVKHTLADSSYNTRRQECEQGVEVLKSFYPGIESLRDVSPVQVETHRADLPDNVYRRCRYVTGEIERVLAACEDLDKGDLAAFGQKMYATHDGLSKDYEVSCEELDFLVDFARQLPTEEVLGSRLMGGGFGGCTISIVKVEAIDRFIKAMESAYFGRYQRKLATYVVTITNGVEIAV; from the coding sequence GTGCTTGCAAACACCTACCCCGAGAAGATTACCGACGCTTTTGTACATGTATTTGGTAAAAATCCCTCTTTTGCTGTTCGTGCCCCCGGGCGTATCAATTTGATCGGTGAACATACCGATTATAACAATGGATTCGTATTGCCTGCTGCGATCGACAAAGCAATTTATCTGGCCATTGCCCCTCGTACCGATCGTTTGTGTAAGCTCTATGCGGTTGATTTGGACGATGCGTATGAGTTTTCGGTGGATAAACTTGAAAAATCTCCCAAAAGCTGGGCCAATTACCTGATCGGGATTATCAGTGAATTGGCCGGCGACGGGCATTTGGTGGGGAATGGCTTTGAAGTGGCTTTTGGCGGTGATGTTCCTAATGGTGCAGGACTTTCGTCTTCGGCGGCGGTGGAGAGCGGGATGGGTTTTGGATTGAGTCACTTGTTTGATTGGAAGGTGAATCGTTTGGAGCTTGCCCTCGCGGCGCAGCGCACTGAGCACAATTTTGCGGGTGTAAAATGCGGAATCATGGATATGTTTGCGTCCATTCACGGCAAGGCCGGGTCCGTCATTCGGTTGGATTGCCGCGATCTGAGTTATGAGTACTTCCCGTTTGATTTGACCCATTATAAAATAGTATTGTCGAACTCAGGGGTAAAACATACTCTGGCCGATTCGTCCTATAACACCCGGCGGCAGGAATGCGAGCAGGGGGTAGAGGTATTGAAGTCGTTTTACCCGGGTATTGAAAGCCTACGAGATGTAAGCCCCGTGCAGGTAGAAACCCACCGCGCCGATCTGCCCGACAATGTATATCGCCGATGTAGGTACGTGACCGGAGAAATTGAGCGCGTGCTGGCCGCCTGCGAAGATCTTGATAAGGGTGATCTGGCGGCATTCGGACAAAAAATGTATGCTACTCACGACGGATTGAGCAAAGACTACGAAGTGAGTTGTGAGGAATTAGATTTTCTGGTAGATTTTGCCCGGCAGTTACCGACCGAAGAGGTTTTGGGTTCACGACTGATGGGGGGGGGCTTCGGAGGATGTACCATTTCCATCGTAAAAGTGGAGGCGATCGACCGATTTATTAAAGCCATGGAATCAGCATACTTTGGTAGATACCAACGAAAATTAGCGACGTATGTGGTTACTATCACAAACGGTGTGGAAATTGCAGTGTAG
- a CDS encoding DUF819 family protein, producing MFYTASLKHPFWLKFYGIVLPLLLCYFMPGLFNTFRIIWGKESKLYPVVSQYLLPACLVLIYVRNGI from the coding sequence TTGTTTTATACAGCTTCCCTCAAACATCCTTTTTGGCTAAAGTTTTACGGTATTGTGCTGCCATTATTACTATGCTATTTTATGCCGGGATTGTTTAACACCTTTAGGATAATTTGGGGCAAGGAATCCAAACTGTATCCCGTTGTATCGCAGTATCTATTGCCGGCGTGTCTGGTGTTAATTTACGTTAGGAATGGAATTTAA
- a CDS encoding Lrp/AsnC ligand binding domain-containing protein: MDKNLEIDKIDATDLKILSILLDDAHLPYTEIGKRVHVSGGTVHVRMKKLEHLGIVKGAQLLVDLTKLGWDISAFLGIYLDKSSLYEEVAVQLEKIPEVVNIHYTTGIYSIFAKIVCRDTQHLRQVLHDKIQKVGGIQRTETFISLEERIARSIPLDEPQGT, translated from the coding sequence ATGGACAAAAATTTAGAAATTGATAAAATTGATGCTACTGACCTTAAAATTCTTTCCATTTTATTGGACGATGCTCATCTCCCCTATACAGAAATAGGCAAACGTGTTCATGTTTCGGGCGGAACCGTACACGTCCGAATGAAAAAATTAGAGCATTTGGGAATCGTTAAAGGAGCTCAGCTTCTGGTAGACCTAACAAAATTAGGTTGGGATATCAGCGCATTTTTAGGAATTTACCTCGACAAAAGCTCCCTTTATGAAGAAGTAGCGGTACAACTCGAAAAAATCCCCGAAGTGGTCAACATCCACTATACGACGGGTATCTACAGCATTTTTGCAAAGATAGTTTGCCGAGACACCCAACACCTGCGTCAGGTTCTTCACGATAAGATCCAAAAAGTAGGCGGCATTCAACGCACCGAAACCTTCATTTCTCTCGAAGAACGCATTGCCCGATCAATTCCGTTAGATGAGCCTCAGGGGACCTAA
- a CDS encoding glycerol-3-phosphate dehydrogenase/oxidase — protein sequence MNRTQGLQRLQKETFDICIIGGGASGAGCALDAALRGFKVALIEKNDFAAETSSKSTKLIHGGVRYLEQAFKNLDFAQLKQVKHGLEERQIVLQNAPHLARPLPLLTPVFSWWEGLYFSIGLRMYDFFAKGDSLPKSRWLSKKETLLRMPSLDAKKLHSAVLYFDGQLDDARYCLALAHAASEAGVAVANHLQLIDFEKDGSGKLTGAQVASTLEENAAAFTIQASLFINCTGATADTLRLKANPALRHRIRPSKGVHVVLPYEVLKSDDAMLIPKTSDGRVVFAIPFEGQLLLGTTDTDYTELDLEPVLEEKEVDFLLDTLAPYLAKRPDKSQVKAGFGGLRPLLAADASDSTKKLVRDHEVEHDAVSNLVSLLGGKWTTYRHMAEETIDKACVLLGTERACQTADHVLVGGEDFAFEDWKIIQTVYRLAKDIAKHLIRKYGSRAHKVARLTQENVAWAQRLVDKFPFIQAEVVYQVREEMACTLRDVLARRMRLEIMDWEAAREAAPVVANLMAQELGWTQAQKQQQTDKYLQLLHSFIQSAEKGGLR from the coding sequence ATGAATCGTACCCAGGGCCTGCAACGACTGCAAAAAGAAACATTTGACATTTGTATCATCGGAGGTGGGGCGAGTGGTGCAGGGTGTGCGTTAGACGCCGCGTTACGGGGGTTTAAGGTTGCTCTTATCGAAAAAAACGATTTTGCTGCCGAAACGTCCTCAAAATCCACAAAATTAATCCATGGTGGCGTTCGCTATCTGGAGCAGGCATTTAAAAATTTGGATTTTGCTCAGCTTAAGCAGGTTAAACATGGATTGGAAGAGCGGCAGATCGTGTTACAAAATGCCCCGCATCTGGCGCGTCCGCTGCCTCTGCTTACGCCCGTGTTCAGTTGGTGGGAAGGGCTTTACTTCAGCATTGGCCTGCGCATGTATGATTTTTTTGCCAAAGGCGACTCATTGCCCAAAAGCCGATGGCTGAGCAAAAAAGAGACCCTTTTGAGGATGCCGTCGCTGGATGCCAAAAAACTGCACAGTGCCGTTCTTTATTTTGACGGTCAACTCGACGACGCCCGTTATTGCCTTGCTCTGGCCCACGCGGCTTCCGAGGCGGGTGTAGCCGTTGCCAATCATCTGCAATTGATTGATTTTGAAAAAGACGGCTCCGGAAAACTAACGGGTGCGCAGGTGGCATCTACGCTTGAAGAAAACGCAGCAGCTTTCACCATACAGGCATCATTGTTTATCAACTGTACAGGGGCAACGGCAGATACGCTTCGGCTAAAAGCCAATCCCGCCCTTCGGCATCGGATTCGCCCCAGCAAGGGCGTCCATGTGGTGTTGCCGTATGAAGTGCTTAAAAGTGATGATGCGATGCTCATCCCTAAAACCAGCGACGGTCGGGTAGTGTTTGCGATTCCTTTCGAAGGACAATTGCTTTTGGGTACTACAGATACCGATTATACGGAGTTGGATCTTGAACCCGTGCTGGAAGAAAAAGAAGTAGACTTTCTGTTGGATACACTGGCTCCGTACCTGGCCAAGCGTCCGGATAAAAGCCAGGTAAAAGCGGGATTTGGCGGTTTACGTCCCCTATTGGCCGCAGACGCCTCTGACTCAACTAAAAAACTCGTGCGTGACCACGAAGTGGAACACGATGCTGTTTCCAATTTGGTCAGCCTGTTGGGCGGAAAATGGACTACGTATCGTCACATGGCAGAGGAGACTATCGACAAAGCCTGCGTATTGCTGGGCACCGAGCGGGCCTGTCAAACCGCCGATCATGTATTGGTGGGCGGAGAAGACTTTGCTTTTGAAGATTGGAAAATCATTCAGACTGTGTACCGTCTCGCCAAAGACATCGCCAAACACTTGATACGAAAATACGGAAGTCGTGCCCACAAGGTCGCCCGGCTGACGCAGGAGAACGTCGCTTGGGCGCAACGCCTCGTAGATAAATTTCCGTTCATTCAAGCGGAAGTCGTTTATCAGGTTCGGGAAGAAATGGCCTGCACCCTCCGCGATGTACTCGCCCGACGCATGCGTTTGGAAATCATGGATTGGGAAGCTGCCCGGGAAGCCGCACCGGTTGTTGCAAATCTGATGGCACAGGAGTTGGGCTGGACTCAAGCGCAAAAGCAGCAGCAGACCGACAAGTACCTGCAACTTCTGCACTCCTTTATTCAATCGGCGGAAAAAGGAGGCTTGCGTTAA
- a CDS encoding MBL fold metallo-hydrolase RNA specificity domain-containing protein, with amino-acid sequence MKLTFWGAAQQVTGSMYLLELDDDYRILIDCGSDFESGDRKRNTKETTPFPNALFPFDASIINLVLLTHAHIDHSGNIPNLYRDGYEGQILCTEPTFGLTGILLKDAAMLNQKRINEINSADSQKKFRKGRKKKEFPKDLYLEKQVRDALENFVPLSFNRRFKVADQCYVTFIPAGHLLGAAHILVEVWENGQKKTIGFSGDIGRKGYPLLIDPGVLPPVDYLVCESTYGNRLHEKNANPEAALADVIQRTCVDIPGRLIIPSFSIGRTQALLYTLNKLYNDHNLPPIKVFADSPLAYESSRVYQRNIRMLNREAREFQEENESLFDFENLIYLEKTEASRAISNHTEPCIIISSSGMIQGGRVEYHVAQNISNPYCTILLIGYCAEGTLGWRLMNGQTTLRIRGKDEQVLANIEKIDVFSGHGDRDDLVEFVQKQSPDQLKTVFLVHGETPSMLAFKETLESVGYKNIEIPQKGQTFEL; translated from the coding sequence ATGAAATTAACGTTTTGGGGGGCTGCTCAACAAGTTACAGGCAGCATGTACCTCCTCGAATTAGATGATGATTACCGGATACTGATTGATTGTGGGTCCGATTTTGAAAGCGGTGACCGTAAACGTAACACTAAAGAAACCACCCCATTCCCCAATGCTCTTTTTCCATTTGATGCTTCCATTATCAATTTAGTATTACTCACACACGCTCACATAGATCATTCGGGCAATATTCCGAACCTGTACCGAGACGGCTACGAAGGGCAGATATTATGTACAGAACCTACCTTTGGATTGACGGGCATCCTACTGAAAGATGCAGCCATGCTCAACCAAAAACGCATCAACGAGATAAACAGCGCTGACAGTCAAAAGAAATTCCGAAAAGGACGCAAAAAGAAGGAATTTCCCAAAGACCTGTACCTTGAGAAACAGGTCCGCGATGCTCTTGAAAATTTTGTTCCGTTGTCTTTCAACCGTCGGTTCAAAGTAGCGGACCAATGCTATGTTACTTTTATTCCCGCCGGGCATTTACTGGGGGCGGCCCATATTTTGGTAGAAGTTTGGGAAAACGGGCAGAAAAAGACCATTGGATTTTCCGGAGACATCGGGCGGAAAGGCTATCCTTTATTAATTGACCCGGGTGTTCTTCCACCGGTAGATTATCTGGTGTGTGAATCCACGTACGGAAATCGTTTGCACGAAAAAAATGCCAACCCGGAAGCCGCTTTGGCCGATGTGATTCAGCGTACCTGCGTAGATATTCCCGGACGACTTATTATTCCCTCTTTCAGCATAGGCCGAACACAGGCTTTACTTTATACGCTCAATAAACTGTATAATGATCATAACCTGCCGCCGATCAAAGTTTTTGCCGACAGTCCGCTGGCTTATGAAAGCTCGCGCGTGTACCAACGCAACATCCGTATGCTTAATCGGGAGGCACGTGAGTTTCAGGAAGAGAACGAATCATTGTTTGATTTCGAAAATTTAATCTACCTCGAAAAAACCGAAGCGAGCCGTGCCATCTCCAATCATACAGAGCCGTGCATCATCATTTCTTCGTCAGGAATGATACAGGGAGGGCGCGTCGAATACCATGTGGCTCAGAACATTAGCAATCCGTACTGTACGATTTTATTAATTGGATATTGTGCCGAAGGAACCCTTGGCTGGCGTCTTATGAATGGACAAACAACGCTGCGCATAAGAGGGAAAGACGAACAAGTATTGGCCAATATCGAAAAAATTGACGTATTTAGCGGCCACGGAGACCGCGATGACTTGGTCGAATTTGTCCAAAAACAATCGCCCGACCAATTGAAAACAGTATTCCTTGTACATGGAGAAACGCCAAGTATGCTGGCGTTTAAGGAAACGCTGGAATCCGTCGGTTACAAAAACATCGAGATTCCCCAAAAGGGACAAACTTTTGAATTGTAA